Proteins encoded by one window of Micromonospora coxensis:
- a CDS encoding YggT family protein translates to MLSIVLQVLYLILYIFLIVLLARFVLSAVLQYGRRWQPGRGASAGLESVWSVTDPPLKALRRVIPPLRIGTVSIDLASLVLLVILFVLMEFVLKRLIIG, encoded by the coding sequence GTGTTGTCGATCGTGCTGCAAGTGTTGTACCTGATCCTGTACATCTTCCTTATCGTGCTGTTGGCCCGATTCGTCCTCAGCGCCGTCCTGCAGTACGGTCGCCGGTGGCAACCGGGGCGCGGAGCGTCTGCGGGACTGGAATCCGTGTGGAGCGTCACTGATCCGCCTCTCAAGGCGTTGAGGCGTGTGATCCCTCCACTGCGAATTGGTACCGTGAGCATCGACCTGGCCTCCCTTGTGCTCCTGGTTATCCTGTTCGTGCTGATGGAGTTCGTGTTGAAGCGCTTGATCATCGGCTGA